A window of Mangifera indica cultivar Alphonso chromosome 11, CATAS_Mindica_2.1, whole genome shotgun sequence contains these coding sequences:
- the LOC123228789 gene encoding uncharacterized protein LOC123228789 has translation MLAQWALYLERFNYVIIHKSGATNIVKDALSRTATLLYGIPLEYWSPKGLSYIASAIGNPLYADSITEGGTRLDFARICIEIKVDAECPESISLTLPNGESMLINVEYSWKPLKCNVCQCFGHSTANCSFAPKFEGSSSSRKILKDGAGMIVSKKQHGKDNMMKVANDNDKKAKGKGMEIHKSVVNTNKNNRYSALANYESHEQDKRNLVMYEEENSEKSNEGVNSAGKEKMNAASTSKNSQVTTASGIVPEDDGTITSVMEDLENEGSPTIVPFGGKLKVDEMDLRKKEVDMKTMNLGKKLAKLKKANSPPPLAK, from the exons ATGTTAGCACAATGGGCTTTGTACCTTGAGAGATTTAATTACGTGATTATTCATAAATCAGGTGCAACTAATATAGTGAAAGATGCATTGAGTAGAACAGCAACATT ATTGTATGGCATTCCACTAGAGTATTGGTCTCCAAAAGGCcttagctacatagcaagtgcTATTGGAAATCCTCTTTATGCGGATTCTATCACTGAAGGAGGGACAAGATTAGATTTTGCAAGGATATGCATTGAGATCAAAGTGGATGCGGAATGCCCGGAGTCTATAAGTTTAACTCTACCAAATGGTGAAAGCATGTTGATCAATGTAGAGTATAGCTGGAAACCACTAAAATGCAATGTTTGCCAATGCTTTGGACACTCCACAGCCAACTGTTCTTTTGCTCCGAAGTTTGAAGGCAGCTCATCTTCTCGGAAAATTTTGAAGGACGGGGCTGGAATGATAGTATCTAAGAAACAACATGGGAAAGATAACATGATGAAAGTGGCAAACGACAATGACAAGAAGGCCAAAGGCAAAGGCATGGAGATTCATAAGTCGGTGGTAAACacaaataagaataatagaTACTCAGCGTTAGCCAACTATGAGTCCCATGAGCAAGACAAAAGGAACTTAGTGATGTATGAGGAGGAAAATTCAGAGAAATCCAATGAAGGAGTTAATTCGGCAGGGAAAGAAAAGATGAATGCAGCTAGCACATCCAAGAATAGTCAAGTTACAACAGCAAGTGGAATTGTTCCAGAGGATGATGGAACCATCACTAGTGTTATGGAGGATTTGGAAAATGAAGGCTCTCCAACAATAGTCCCATTTGGTGGAAAGctaaaggtggatgagatggatcttAGGAAGAAGGAAGTGGACATGAAGACTAtgaacttggggaagaaattggcaaagcttaagaaagcaaattcccctccCCCATTAGCCAAATGA